Part of the Leptospira ellinghausenii genome, TTCCGCCAGTCTCTTTCGGTAGGCTTGTTGCTCTTAAACGATTTAATTTGCTTTCAATAAAGCCATCATAGAAAATATTCCAATCATTAATTACAATACTCTTTGGACTAAAAAGTTCGACCTCATAATTGTCTATACGCCCAGTTTCAGCATCTAATTTTAAAATACAAAGTGCTGCATATTTAGATTTGAGTTTCAAACGAAGCAAATTTGATAAGGAAGATGAGAGTAAAATTACTCTTTCATAGGAAAGTATCACAGAAAGATCACTACAACTTGCACCTACCCTTTGTTTTGGAATATTATTTTGAAGAAAATTTTCTCCCCATTCTTCTGATATTAATGCTCTTAAGTAGGAGGTTTCAATAAAATCCAGCCTTTTGGATCTTTCGCTATCCTCTAAAAATAAAACGCCACCCGATCCAATTTGATTAAAAAACAGAGAACATGCACGAGGAAGTTCATTAGACATTGAGATGTCACGTAGTAAAAAACTCGATGCACTTGCATCCACTATCAAATCAATAGATTTATAATCTGAAAATAATTCTGATAAAATAGTTGGACTAAAGTTCTTGGGTGTATAGGTAACGGGTGGATTACCAGGTGAATAATTCAGGTTCATCAACTCTGAAACAAGCTCTGCTTTATTTCTCCCAATATCCTTTTCTTTTGCCAAATGCCGAAAAACATTATGAGGAGCTATGCAATCATTATCAAGTAAAGACCATCTTCCCCATCCTGACTTTGACCAAATTTCTGCAAGTGTGCTACCCAAAGACCCTACTCCAATTAAAACTCCATTAAAAGAAGCATCTGTGAATTCAATACCAGACATCAGGGAAGCGAATTTTTGTGTTAATGGATTTACGATTTCAACAGGTAGAATCGGAATATCGGATAAATGATCATTAGAAGAAGTTTCCTCGATACCAAGTAAATCAATCTTATAATACTTATTAGGGTCTACTGGGGAAATACTTAAAATTCCAAGAAGGTGACCCAGCGCACCAATTCCTTTAGGAATAAAGAATGCAAAAAAATCTGGTTTCTCCAATAAATTACCCGAACTATCATATCTTTTAAATTTTAAAAGTATGAATGTTTGTTCGATAATTTCTCTAACTGGAAATCCAGATGAAGAAGTTCTTTTCAAAATTTCCTCCTTTAGAATATCAATAACAGAGGAAGACCTTTTTTGAAATTGCTCTTCAAGCAGTTTTAGATTCCAAGGTGCAGGGAATACTCTAGTATGCTTTATTGGTTTAACGTCAAGAGTTAGGAAGCTACAATTTCTATCTGGATATGAATTTGAAAATTTGATTACTTTTGTCGTATTATCAAGATAAGCAAAGTCGAATGATTTTTCTTCTTCATAGGATGTCGGAAGTAATAGCTTATAATCACTTATAAAATATGGTCGTTCTAATTCCTGCTCATTTGAGTGTAAGCTGTCTTCCGAAGTTTTTAAAAACCACCAACAAATTCGATTCAGAAAATTTTGTAGAGTCCAATTCCGTTCTACTTCAGCCCACGATTCTAAATACATACATATTGTTTTAGGAATTATTCCAAATGAGAAATTCATGTGTAGAATATCTTCGGGAAAATTTTCACGAATTGGAACAACTCGGAATGGATGTTCAGGCAAGCCATTAATGTAAAGTATCGCTAGAGGCTCTCTGTTCAATATACCTACTGAATTTTTGCTCTTTATTGATGGGTGTTTTAGATCAACCAAAAGTATTTCAATTAGGTTGTCAGGA contains:
- a CDS encoding ThiF family adenylyltransferase gives rise to the protein MMIFENSRIISPENRLSEHSQEVNNLIFAIGERKEFCLHESRIFHSPDNLIEILLVDLKHPSIKSKNSVGILNREPLAILYINGLPEHPFRVVPIRENFPEDILHMNFSFGIIPKTICMYLESWAEVERNWTLQNFLNRICWWFLKTSEDSLHSNEQELERPYFISDYKLLLPTSYEEEKSFDFAYLDNTTKVIKFSNSYPDRNCSFLTLDVKPIKHTRVFPAPWNLKLLEEQFQKRSSSVIDILKEEILKRTSSSGFPVREIIEQTFILLKFKRYDSSGNLLEKPDFFAFFIPKGIGALGHLLGILSISPVDPNKYYKIDLLGIEETSSNDHLSDIPILPVEIVNPLTQKFASLMSGIEFTDASFNGVLIGVGSLGSTLAEIWSKSGWGRWSLLDNDCIAPHNVFRHLAKEKDIGRNKAELVSELMNLNYSPGNPPVTYTPKNFSPTILSELFSDYKSIDLIVDASASSFLLRDISMSNELPRACSLFFNQIGSGGVLFLEDSERSKRLDFIETSYLRALISEEWGENFLQNNIPKQRVGASCSDLSVILSYERVILLSSSLSNLLRLKLKSKYAALCILKLDAETGRIDNYEVELFSPKSIVINDWNIFYDGFIESKLNRLRATSLPKETGGIIIGYTDQKTKSIYIVDITKAPGDSISSISGFERGSEGLAEYLEKVKKRTSENCDYIGDWHSHPKGHSSEASQTDLTSLNKFAKVMNSEGLPILMIIVSEDISFYIK